A part of Lacinutrix sp. 5H-3-7-4 genomic DNA contains:
- a CDS encoding DUF262 domain-containing protein has product MANNLVELNIEEVFSNNTYAIPIYQRNYAWKEAQIKQLVQDVYDYAKYDKTTTQKYYIGSLVVFERKTEDGIVYETIDGQQRLTTLNILFSVLKNEFDIHINNYKTNLHFDSRPMSSYTLEHLYNKTKKEDVNKSEKKLNVRITDAYTIAKKELNKIKKANHLEQFVNYLKANVIILRVPVPKDTDLNHYFEIMNNRGEQLEKHEVLKAKMLKVFSKEKKESHVFNTIWEASANMEKYVQHGFNTEVRTALFGKDWNHFEAEVFEDVITSFSTKIKVDNTALTIEALLKDKQQIEINKEEEDDAPERFNSVINFSNFLLHILRILVNSNPNYELLSEDEKNIPLDDKRLMETFDFFLNVEDKNKKKTFVKDFAFLLLKGKHYYDKYIIKRNLKDDKWSLKYLKVEYYNKKASHQYINSLDTNNKSILMLLSMFHVSAPTLIYKHWLNAALNYVLDDGKDRIDGEDYICYLEDLSDAYLYDRFLAKQENDYFNIIYINDAYSTANMDDLDKSKLNQGTSVENFVFNRLDYLLWKQDQEKENKQFSDFSFSFRTSVEHYYPQNPMEGQERLDTSALDSFGNLCLISRNKNSKLSNYMPTAKKEHYAKRGSIESIKQQIMMQEKHWQEIEIEQHAEKMTKILLTTRK; this is encoded by the coding sequence ATGGCGAATAATTTAGTAGAACTAAATATCGAAGAGGTATTCTCAAACAATACCTATGCAATTCCAATATATCAACGCAATTATGCTTGGAAAGAAGCACAAATAAAACAGCTTGTTCAAGATGTTTATGACTATGCTAAATATGATAAAACAACTACACAAAAGTATTATATAGGTAGTTTAGTGGTTTTTGAGCGTAAAACGGAAGACGGAATTGTTTATGAAACAATTGATGGTCAGCAACGTTTAACAACGCTAAACATCTTGTTTTCGGTTTTAAAAAATGAATTTGATATTCATATTAACAACTATAAAACAAATCTTCATTTTGATAGTAGACCTATGTCTTCTTATACTTTAGAGCACCTTTATAATAAGACTAAAAAGGAAGATGTAAACAAGTCAGAAAAAAAGTTAAATGTTAGAATTACTGATGCCTATACCATTGCTAAAAAGGAATTAAATAAGATAAAAAAGGCCAATCATTTAGAACAGTTTGTTAATTATTTAAAGGCAAATGTTATTATTTTAAGGGTTCCTGTACCTAAAGATACAGATTTAAATCATTATTTCGAGATAATGAATAATCGTGGGGAGCAGCTAGAAAAACATGAAGTCTTGAAAGCTAAAATGCTAAAGGTCTTTAGTAAAGAAAAAAAGGAAAGCCACGTTTTTAATACCATTTGGGAAGCCTCTGCTAATATGGAGAAATATGTTCAACATGGTTTTAATACAGAGGTACGTACTGCTCTTTTTGGTAAAGATTGGAATCATTTTGAAGCAGAAGTTTTTGAAGATGTTATCACTAGTTTTAGCACTAAAATTAAGGTAGATAATACTGCATTAACTATAGAGGCTTTATTAAAAGATAAACAGCAAATAGAAATAAATAAGGAAGAGGAAGATGATGCTCCAGAACGCTTTAATTCTGTAATAAACTTTTCTAATTTCTTATTACATATTTTAAGAATATTGGTTAATAGTAATCCTAATTATGAATTGCTTTCTGAGGATGAAAAAAATATTCCTTTAGACGATAAAAGGCTAATGGAAACTTTTGATTTTTTCTTAAACGTAGAAGACAAAAACAAGAAAAAAACATTTGTGAAAGACTTTGCTTTTCTGTTATTAAAAGGAAAACACTATTACGACAAGTACATCATTAAACGTAATTTAAAAGATGATAAATGGAGTTTAAAATACCTTAAAGTAGAATATTATAATAAAAAGGCATCGCATCAATATATAAACAGTTTAGATACTAATAATAAGTCAATTTTAATGTTATTATCAATGTTTCATGTGTCTGCACCAACTTTAATCTATAAACATTGGTTAAATGCTGCCTTAAATTATGTGCTAGATGATGGTAAAGACAGAATAGATGGAGAAGATTATATCTGCTATTTAGAAGATTTAAGCGATGCGTATTTATACGATCGTTTTCTTGCTAAACAAGAAAATGATTACTTTAATATAATTTATATAAATGATGCTTATTCTACTGCAAATATGGATGACTTAGATAAATCTAAACTAAATCAAGGTACAAGCGTAGAGAATTTTGTATTTAACAGATTAGATTATTTACTTTGGAAACAAGATCAAGAAAAAGAAAATAAACAATTTTCCGATTTTAGTTTTTCTTTCCGTACCTCTGTAGAACATTACTATCCTCAAAATCCAATGGAAGGACAAGAAAGGTTAGACACTAGTGCTTTAGATAGTTTTGGAAATTTATGCTTAATAAGTAGAAATAAAAACTCTAAATTAAGTAACTACATGCCAACTGCTAAAAAAGAACATTATGCAAAACGAGGTAGTATAGAAAGCATAAAACAACAAATTATGATGCAAGAAAAGCATTGGCAGGAAATTGAAATTGAGCAACACGCAGAAAAAATGACAAAAATACTTTTAACAACAAGAAAATAA
- a CDS encoding N-6 DNA methylase: MALTTQEIVNKLWNLCNVLRDDGITYHQYLNELTFILFLKMAEETDYNDKLPEGYRWENLKQKEGVELATFYRKLLLHLGTESTGNIQKIYNNAQTSIQEPANLRKIIKHIDELDWFEAKDEGLGEMYEGLLEKNASEKKSGAGQYFTPRPLINVMVRLMDPKVGERLNDPACGTYGFMIAAHHYILKHNDIYNLTEEQNNHLQTEQYSGCELVGDTHRLAMMNAFLHGMGGNIALGDSLSSYGESIKNMDLVLANPPFGTKKGGDRPTRTDLVYPTSNKQLNFLQGIYRSLHTRGGARAAVVLPDNVLFEDGDGQNVRKDLMEKCNLHTILRLPTGIFYAAGVKTNVLFFERGKTDKANTKNVWFYDMRTNMPKFGKRTPFTESYFADFEKAYTAKDRNKIKDERFSCISRETIAKKNDSLDLGLIVDDSITKAEDVGEPLDIAKEALTELTSITKELNALIKALN; encoded by the coding sequence ATGGCATTAACAACCCAAGAAATAGTAAACAAACTCTGGAACCTTTGTAACGTATTGCGTGACGATGGTATCACCTACCACCAATACCTAAACGAGCTCACCTTTATTCTGTTCCTTAAAATGGCAGAAGAAACCGACTATAACGATAAGTTACCAGAAGGCTACCGTTGGGAAAATCTAAAACAAAAGGAAGGCGTAGAACTCGCCACCTTTTACCGTAAACTATTATTGCATTTAGGTACAGAAAGCACAGGTAACATTCAGAAAATTTACAACAACGCACAAACCAGTATACAAGAACCTGCCAACCTGCGTAAAATTATAAAGCACATAGACGAGCTGGATTGGTTTGAAGCCAAAGACGAAGGTTTAGGCGAAATGTACGAAGGTTTGCTAGAAAAAAATGCAAGCGAGAAAAAATCGGGAGCAGGACAATACTTTACACCACGACCATTAATTAATGTGATGGTGCGCTTAATGGATCCTAAAGTAGGAGAACGCCTTAACGATCCTGCTTGTGGAACCTATGGTTTTATGATTGCGGCACATCATTACATTTTAAAGCATAACGATATTTATAACCTTACCGAGGAACAAAACAACCACTTACAAACCGAACAATACAGTGGTTGCGAGTTGGTAGGCGATACCCATCGTTTAGCCATGATGAATGCTTTTTTACATGGTATGGGCGGAAACATTGCTTTAGGCGATTCTTTAAGTAGTTATGGCGAAAGCATAAAAAACATGGACTTAGTGCTGGCAAATCCTCCGTTTGGAACTAAAAAAGGTGGCGACCGACCAACTAGAACCGACTTAGTCTATCCAACCTCTAACAAGCAACTCAACTTTTTACAAGGTATTTATAGAAGCTTGCATACACGAGGAGGCGCAAGAGCAGCTGTAGTATTACCAGATAACGTATTGTTTGAAGATGGCGACGGACAAAACGTACGTAAAGACCTTATGGAAAAATGCAACCTACATACCATTCTGCGTTTACCAACAGGTATTTTTTATGCAGCAGGTGTAAAAACAAATGTATTATTTTTTGAACGTGGTAAAACAGACAAAGCCAACACCAAAAACGTATGGTTTTACGATATGCGTACCAACATGCCAAAATTTGGAAAACGTACACCATTTACCGAAAGCTATTTTGCCGATTTTGAGAAAGCCTACACCGCCAAAGACCGAAACAAAATTAAAGACGAACGCTTTAGCTGTATCTCTAGAGAAACTATTGCCAAAAAGAACGACTCTTTAGATTTAGGTTTAATTGTAGACGATAGCATTACCAAAGCCGAAGATGTTGGAGAGCCTTTAGATATTGCCAAAGAAGCCTTAACCGAATTAACTAGCATTACCAAAGAGTTAAATGCCTTAATAAAAGCATTAAACTAG
- the hsdR gene encoding type I restriction-modification system endonuclease: MNINTNFNFLEKNYISLFQLALLAEQNCYRDPSTTLSKLRILTEKLTSILIDFEQLEEPYDKKQISRLVVLANNSDTPREIIDIFHSIRKSGNKASHTGEGSQAEARYMLRQAFYLTKWFVEVYENEDVLQDYIIPKESWFVNDSKTEQLEKELELLKKEVGDYKQKIKEHTQISEEAKQERKERAFAKARKTEESELETRDRIDKQLRDAEWECDTQTLNYRKHKTLPQKGRQMAIAEWRCGTKWADYALFNGLELIGIVEAKKHIKNVMSDLWQAKAYSELVTNDHDITFPDHANSTTYKVPFMFASNGKSYLEQFKTASGIWFWDARNQKNLARPLPNWFSPRDLIEKLNYDENEGVEKLEKTDYDLLSDPSGLGLRDYQVDAIKAVEQKILNNIEDRRALLAMATGTGKTRTMIGMCYRLIKSGRFRRILFLVDRRMLGKQASDAFKEVHVEGLQTFAQIYDLQELEDKASELDTKIHFATVQGMVHRIAYSDNSPSVGDYDCIVVDEAHRGYTLDREMDQEEIMLRDQIDFQSKYRMVLDYFDAYRIGLTATPAIHTKEIFGDPVFTYSYRKAVVEGYLIDFEPPFVFQTKLSKTGIKWEKGDEVKVYDPEENEIKSSGIAPDEIKVEIKGFNRKVITESFNRVVLNELISTYGILPENKGKTLIFAATNDHADTIVRLFKEECVELGEDVDDNAVVKITGSVYNRQDLLRKFKNDQYPSIVVTVDLLTTGIDVPSISNLIFLRRVNSRILYDQMIGRATRRCDDIGKEVFKIYDCVGVTEIMAKEQVMKPVAPLVSKTFANLIEELSIIEDDYLKEVKLDRIIAKMQRKVSRFNNQQKGQFEILSEEPSVKDFAIKLKSIEIENINQSIQDYGHLWEFLDREKGKALGYGTLYSEHEDKLEEVSRAYEKNLKPKDYLESFTEYINNNRNEITALNIVCTKPSSLTRHDLKELRLILDTQGFNKNNLNTAYKEVTNTEIVADIIAHIRTSALGEELVSHQERIANAVSKLKSGNSWNQIQLKWLDKIEAQLQKESIITLEDLNKPPFSVDGGLKRLDKVFKNETAGIIKELNEYLYA; this comes from the coding sequence ATGAATATAAATACCAATTTTAATTTTTTAGAAAAAAACTATATTTCTTTATTTCAATTAGCGCTGTTAGCGGAACAGAATTGTTATCGAGATCCAAGTACTACTTTGTCTAAACTTAGAATACTTACAGAAAAGTTAACAAGTATTTTAATTGATTTTGAACAATTAGAAGAACCTTATGATAAGAAGCAAATAAGTAGATTAGTTGTATTGGCTAATAATTCTGATACGCCACGAGAAATTATTGATATTTTTCATAGCATTAGAAAATCTGGTAATAAAGCATCACATACGGGAGAAGGATCACAGGCAGAAGCAAGATATATGCTTAGACAGGCATTTTATTTAACTAAATGGTTTGTTGAAGTTTATGAAAATGAAGATGTTTTACAAGACTACATAATACCTAAGGAATCTTGGTTTGTTAATGACTCTAAAACAGAACAATTAGAAAAGGAGTTGGAACTTCTTAAAAAAGAAGTAGGCGACTACAAACAAAAAATAAAGGAACACACTCAAATTTCTGAAGAAGCAAAACAAGAACGTAAAGAACGAGCTTTTGCTAAAGCAAGAAAAACAGAAGAAAGTGAGCTAGAAACCAGAGACCGTATTGATAAACAGTTGCGTGATGCAGAATGGGAATGCGATACACAAACTTTAAATTATAGAAAACATAAAACGTTACCACAAAAAGGAAGGCAAATGGCTATTGCTGAATGGAGATGTGGAACAAAATGGGCAGACTATGCTTTGTTTAATGGCTTGGAGTTAATTGGTATTGTTGAAGCTAAAAAGCACATTAAGAATGTAATGAGCGATTTGTGGCAGGCTAAAGCCTATAGTGAGCTCGTTACTAACGACCATGATATAACATTTCCTGATCATGCTAATAGTACTACATATAAAGTGCCATTTATGTTTGCTAGCAATGGAAAATCTTATCTAGAACAGTTTAAAACAGCATCTGGAATTTGGTTTTGGGATGCTAGAAATCAGAAAAATTTAGCTAGACCTCTACCTAATTGGTTTTCACCACGTGATTTAATCGAAAAGTTGAATTATGACGAAAATGAAGGTGTAGAAAAATTAGAAAAAACAGATTATGATTTGTTATCCGATCCAAGTGGATTAGGATTAAGAGACTACCAAGTAGATGCTATAAAAGCAGTAGAGCAAAAAATACTTAATAATATAGAAGACAGGCGTGCTTTATTGGCAATGGCTACAGGAACAGGTAAAACTCGTACCATGATTGGTATGTGTTATCGTTTAATTAAGTCTGGACGCTTTAGGCGCATTCTCTTTTTGGTAGATAGACGCATGTTAGGTAAACAAGCTTCAGATGCTTTTAAAGAAGTTCACGTAGAAGGCTTACAAACTTTTGCACAAATTTATGACCTACAAGAATTAGAAGACAAAGCCTCAGAACTCGATACAAAAATTCATTTTGCAACCGTTCAAGGTATGGTGCATCGTATTGCATATTCTGATAATTCACCTAGTGTTGGAGATTACGATTGTATTGTTGTAGATGAAGCACATAGAGGTTATACATTAGATAGAGAAATGGATCAAGAAGAGATTATGCTTCGCGATCAAATCGATTTTCAAAGTAAATATAGAATGGTGCTCGATTATTTTGATGCCTATCGTATTGGATTAACTGCAACACCTGCAATACATACTAAAGAAATTTTTGGAGATCCAGTCTTTACATATTCTTATCGTAAAGCGGTGGTTGAAGGTTACTTAATTGATTTCGAACCACCTTTTGTATTCCAAACAAAACTTTCAAAAACAGGAATTAAATGGGAAAAAGGAGATGAAGTAAAAGTATATGATCCTGAAGAAAACGAGATTAAAAGTTCAGGTATTGCTCCAGACGAAATAAAAGTTGAAATAAAAGGTTTTAACCGAAAAGTCATTACAGAGAGTTTTAATCGTGTTGTTTTAAACGAGCTTATTTCTACTTATGGTATACTACCAGAAAATAAAGGCAAAACGTTAATTTTTGCTGCTACTAACGATCATGCAGATACTATTGTAAGGTTGTTTAAAGAGGAGTGTGTTGAATTAGGTGAAGATGTAGACGATAATGCAGTTGTGAAAATTACAGGTTCAGTTTATAATAGACAAGACCTTTTACGAAAATTTAAAAACGATCAATATCCTAGTATTGTAGTAACAGTAGATTTATTAACAACAGGAATAGATGTACCAAGTATATCTAATTTAATATTTCTACGTCGTGTAAACTCTCGTATATTATACGATCAAATGATAGGTCGTGCCACAAGACGATGTGATGACATTGGTAAAGAAGTTTTTAAAATTTATGATTGTGTTGGAGTAACAGAAATTATGGCTAAAGAACAAGTTATGAAACCTGTTGCGCCTTTGGTTTCTAAAACTTTTGCTAATTTAATAGAAGAGCTCTCTATTATAGAAGATGATTACTTAAAAGAGGTTAAACTCGATCGTATAATCGCAAAAATGCAACGTAAAGTCTCTAGGTTTAATAACCAACAAAAAGGGCAATTCGAAATCCTTTCAGAAGAACCATCCGTAAAAGATTTTGCAATAAAACTAAAATCCATAGAAATAGAAAACATAAACCAATCTATTCAAGATTATGGTCATTTGTGGGAATTTTTAGATCGCGAAAAAGGTAAAGCTTTAGGTTATGGTACTTTGTATAGTGAGCATGAAGATAAATTAGAAGAAGTTTCTCGTGCTTACGAGAAAAATCTAAAACCTAAAGATTATTTAGAGTCATTTACGGAGTATATTAACAACAACCGCAACGAAATTACAGCATTAAACATTGTATGTACTAAACCAAGTTCATTAACACGTCATGATCTTAAAGAGTTAAGGTTAATTCTAGATACCCAAGGTTTTAATAAAAACAACCTTAATACAGCCTATAAAGAAGTAACTAACACAGAAATTGTTGCAGATATTATTGCTCATATACGTACCTCTGCTCTAGGAGAAGAATTAGTAAGTCATCAAGAACGTATTGCAAATGCAGTTTCTAAATTAAAATCAGGTAACAGTTGGAATCAAATTCAATTAAAATGGCTTGATAAAATAGAAGCACAACTGCAAAAAGAATCCATTATTACTTTAGAAGATTTAAATAAACCACCATTTAGTGTAGATGGAGGTTTAAAGCGTTTAGATAAAGTATTTAAAAATGAAACGGCAGGAATTATTAAGGAGTTAAACGAGTATTTGTACGCTTAA
- a CDS encoding restriction endonuclease subunit S gives MKNKLPKNWVETDLDTVILRMTNGSSLKQEEEPFQGSLPISRIETIWNETIDLDRVKYVDASEDDIEKYGLQKGDVLFSHINSDKHLGKTAVFNLDQTIIHGINLLLLRAMPQFDGDLLNYILRHYRFSGKFIEVAQRSVNQSSINQKKLKSFLVPLPPLAEQQRIVAKLDELFGHLDSLKTRLNHIPEILKNFRQAVLNQAVTGKLTEEWRVGKALEEWEEVELETIAKVVDPQPSHRTPPIHEDGIPYVSIKDVNKKGEVILENARPVSKVVLAEHIKRYDLQEGDFGFGKIGTLGKPFLLPMFPERKYTLSANIILIQPRSKGNPKFLYYYLNSSIIEQKLREGTNSTSQPAFGIKKARKFPTPNPSPEEQTEIVKRVEHLFDKADAIEAQYQSLKTKIDSLPQAILAKAFKGELVAQLDSDGSAAILLEEIKKLNASLRGTKQSVKKSKKTTK, from the coding sequence ATGAAAAATAAATTGCCAAAGAATTGGGTTGAAACAGATTTAGATACAGTTATTTTGAGAATGACTAATGGTTCTAGTTTGAAACAAGAAGAAGAACCATTTCAAGGTTCATTACCTATTTCAAGAATTGAGACGATATGGAATGAAACTATTGATTTAGATCGTGTAAAATATGTAGACGCTTCTGAAGATGATATTGAAAAATACGGTTTACAGAAAGGGGATGTTTTATTTAGTCATATTAATAGTGATAAACATTTAGGAAAAACAGCAGTATTTAATTTAGATCAAACTATTATTCACGGAATAAATTTACTATTACTTAGGGCGATGCCTCAATTTGATGGAGATTTATTAAATTATATTTTAAGACATTATAGATTTTCAGGAAAGTTTATAGAAGTTGCACAACGATCTGTAAACCAATCTTCAATTAATCAAAAGAAATTAAAATCGTTTTTAGTTCCACTGCCGCCACTAGCAGAACAACAACGCATTGTTGCCAAGTTAGACGAGTTATTTGGACATCTAGACAGTCTTAAAACCCGTTTAAACCACATACCAGAAATACTTAAAAACTTTAGACAAGCAGTATTAAACCAAGCGGTAACCGGTAAACTTACTGAGGAATGGCGTGTTGGGAAGGCGTTGGAGGAATGGGAGGAAGTTGAATTAGAAACTATAGCTAAGGTAGTAGATCCACAACCTAGTCATAGAACACCACCAATTCACGAGGATGGGATACCATATGTTAGTATAAAAGATGTAAACAAAAAAGGAGAAGTAATATTAGAAAATGCTAGACCAGTTTCTAAAGTAGTTTTAGCAGAGCATATTAAAAGGTACGATCTACAAGAAGGTGATTTTGGTTTTGGTAAAATAGGAACATTAGGTAAACCTTTTTTATTGCCTATGTTTCCAGAAAGAAAATATACTCTTTCTGCGAATATTATTTTAATTCAACCTAGGTCTAAAGGTAATCCAAAGTTTCTTTATTATTATTTAAACAGTTCAATTATAGAACAGAAATTGAGAGAAGGAACAAATTCAACTTCTCAGCCTGCGTTTGGTATAAAAAAAGCTAGAAAGTTTCCTACACCAAATCCTTCGCCAGAAGAACAAACCGAAATCGTAAAACGTGTAGAGCATTTATTTGACAAAGCAGATGCCATAGAAGCCCAATACCAAAGCCTAAAAACTAAAATAGACAGTTTACCACAAGCTATTTTAGCTAAAGCCTTTAAAGGCGAGTTGGTGGCGCAGTTGGATAGTGATGGTAGTGCTGCCATTTTGTTGGAGGAGATAAAGAAGTTGAACGCGTCATTGCGAGGTACGAAGCAATCTGTTAAAAAGAGTAAGAAAACAACTAAATAA
- a CDS encoding DUF262 domain-containing protein, whose protein sequence is MAEAIIENIEQIEVLKHTLKPKVKTVKEILYNQDLKIPEYQRPYKWQPKNVKQLLEDIVLHQKKSAYRIGTAVMHKDKKELNIVDGQQRIVTLTLIAHALNSNESTQYFAKKYGGDGKLKLLSESMDNDISKANVIINYKEIEREIKSFTEDEVRFFFTKCELVCITLTSISEAFQFFDSQNARGKDLDPHDLLKAFHLREMSSFSEKERQQCIEEWESKNDDELHEVFSQYLFRIRRWSKRKNGRYLNKTNANTFKGVTLDKTQDFPYIYPLKINNVFTDEFNQHLHRKIDNNTKLYPFQIDQVVLNGQRFFEMINFYQEKIKQIKGTHSAKYFNKEEKKWVYDEDFFLGKLQFLSISSKTSISFKVFKTLATYEGRNRSGDQYVRTLFDCTLLYYTDKFGNQDLDRVITKLFIWAYRLRLDSQAVQLASVDNHAREWSSMFSVIREATQPKEVYQMYLESLNAIRSSKTEKLKDLFKSLNYYHGE, encoded by the coding sequence ATGGCAGAGGCTATAATTGAAAATATAGAACAAATTGAGGTTTTAAAACATACATTAAAACCTAAAGTCAAGACTGTAAAAGAAATTTTATATAATCAAGATTTAAAAATACCAGAATATCAAAGACCTTATAAATGGCAACCAAAAAATGTAAAACAATTATTAGAAGATATTGTTTTACATCAAAAAAAATCAGCTTACAGAATTGGTACAGCTGTTATGCATAAAGACAAGAAAGAATTAAATATTGTAGATGGGCAACAACGTATAGTAACTCTTACTTTAATAGCACATGCTTTAAATAGTAATGAATCAACACAATATTTTGCTAAAAAATATGGAGGAGATGGTAAGCTCAAGCTACTTTCAGAATCTATGGATAATGATATATCAAAAGCAAATGTTATTATTAACTATAAAGAAATTGAAAGAGAGATAAAAAGTTTTACGGAAGATGAAGTTCGTTTCTTTTTTACAAAATGTGAATTGGTATGCATAACATTGACTAGTATTTCTGAAGCTTTTCAGTTTTTCGATTCTCAAAATGCAAGAGGTAAAGATTTAGATCCTCACGATTTATTAAAAGCTTTTCACTTACGTGAAATGTCTAGTTTTTCAGAAAAAGAAAGACAGCAATGTATCGAAGAATGGGAAAGTAAAAATGACGATGAACTGCACGAAGTTTTTTCACAATATTTATTTAGGATTCGTAGATGGTCTAAACGTAAAAATGGACGCTATTTAAACAAAACCAATGCTAATACCTTTAAAGGGGTTACTTTAGATAAAACACAAGATTTTCCATACATCTATCCTCTAAAGATTAATAATGTTTTTACAGATGAGTTTAATCAACATCTCCATAGAAAAATAGATAATAACACAAAACTTTATCCTTTTCAAATAGACCAAGTAGTTCTTAATGGACAACGTTTTTTTGAAATGATTAATTTTTATCAAGAAAAAATAAAACAAATTAAAGGAACGCATAGTGCAAAATACTTTAATAAAGAAGAGAAAAAATGGGTGTATGATGAAGATTTTTTTCTTGGTAAGCTTCAATTTCTATCTATTAGTTCTAAAACCAGTATTTCTTTTAAAGTTTTTAAAACCTTAGCTACGTATGAAGGACGGAATAGATCTGGAGATCAATATGTAAGAACCCTTTTTGATTGTACACTACTTTATTATACCGATAAATTTGGGAATCAAGATCTAGACAGAGTAATTACCAAACTGTTTATTTGGGCATATAGATTGCGCTTAGATTCGCAGGCAGTGCAACTGGCTTCTGTAGATAACCATGCTAGAGAATGGAGCAGTATGTTTTCTGTTATTAGAGAAGCAACACAACCAAAGGAAGTTTACCAAATGTATTTAGAAAGTTTAAATGCCATAAGGTCTTCAAAAACCGAAAAATTAAAAGACTTATTTAAATCTTTAAACTATTACCATGGCGAATAA